A single Tenacibaculum sp. Bg11-29 DNA region contains:
- the tssD gene encoding type VI secretion system tube protein TssD: MGSFRASLELGGKEFDVLATEYEFSRDTDKKGKIASNVYGGRINITIESTADSSVIEAMLNSQFKAIEGKIVFKKSEEDSKMKEVEFKNAYIVYYKENLHVNGDVPMTINFTVSAEQMTIGNAAIDNRWPVA; this comes from the coding sequence ATGGGATCATTTAGAGCATCGCTAGAATTAGGAGGGAAAGAATTTGACGTATTAGCTACGGAATACGAATTTAGTAGAGATACTGATAAAAAAGGTAAAATTGCATCTAATGTTTACGGAGGAAGAATCAATATTACAATAGAGTCTACCGCTGATTCATCTGTAATTGAAGCAATGTTAAATAGCCAATTTAAAGCTATTGAAGGAAAAATTGTATTTAAGAAATCTGAAGAAGATTCAAAAATGAAAGAAGTTGAATTTAAAAATGCGTACATCGTATACTATAAAGAAAACTTACATGTAAACGGAGACGTACCAATGACCATTAACTTTACTGTTTCGGCAGAACAAATGACCATTGGTAACGCAGCTATCGATAACCGTTGGCCAGTAGCATAA